One stretch of Streptomyces sp. NBC_00443 DNA includes these proteins:
- a CDS encoding flavodoxin family protein codes for MTRRFLFLLGSSRSDGNTELLARRAAEQLPEGVEQQWIDLAAHPLPDFEDLRHDSDHVRPTQGNVALLLDATLAATDIVIASPLYWYSVSAHVKRYLDYWSGWLRTPGIDFKATMAGRTLWGVTALAHQEQEVADPLAGTLSNSAAYMRMRFGGVLLGNGSKPGDVLNDAEALARAKTFFAQEAPLARFPYETE; via the coding sequence ATGACCCGCCGTTTCCTGTTCCTCCTCGGCAGCAGCCGCTCGGACGGCAACACCGAGTTGTTGGCCCGCCGGGCCGCCGAGCAGTTGCCCGAGGGGGTCGAACAGCAGTGGATCGACCTGGCCGCACACCCGCTGCCCGACTTCGAGGATCTGCGGCACGACAGCGACCATGTCCGCCCCACGCAGGGGAACGTGGCGCTGCTGCTCGACGCCACCCTCGCGGCCACCGACATCGTGATCGCCTCGCCTCTGTACTGGTACTCGGTGTCCGCCCACGTCAAGCGCTACCTCGACTACTGGTCGGGCTGGCTGCGCACTCCCGGGATCGACTTCAAGGCGACCATGGCGGGGCGCACCCTGTGGGGCGTCACCGCGCTCGCACACCAGGAGCAGGAGGTTGCCGACCCGCTGGCCGGGACGCTCAGCAACTCCGCCGCGTACATGCGGATGCGCTTCGGCGGGGTGCTGCTCGGCAATGGCAGCAAGCCCGGTGACGTGCTGAACGACGCCGAGGCCCTTGCGCGCGCGAAGACCTTCTTCGCGCAGGAGGCGCCGCTCGCACGCTTCCCGTACGAAACGGAGTGA
- a CDS encoding ABC transporter permease, with product MSQAEATRQGRESTRPGGELAGGRKVSPLWTFGLLRSELLTTFRRWRTLALLAVLAAVPILVGIAVKIETSGDGSTGGGGPQGGGPAFISQITNNGLFLVFTALAATLPFFLPMAIGVIAGDAIAGEASAGTLRYLLVAPAGRTRLLLTKYATTMAFCLVATLVVAVSALTVGALLFPLGDLTTISGTRISFAEGLGRALLIALVVAASLIGVAALGLFVSTLTNSGIAAMATTVGLLITVQILDQIPQLHAIQPYFFSHYWLSFADLMREPVYWDDLVRNLGIQALYAAVFGSAAWARLTAKDVTA from the coding sequence ATGTCGCAGGCTGAAGCGACCCGGCAGGGCAGGGAGAGCACGAGGCCGGGCGGCGAGCTCGCAGGCGGCCGAAAGGTCAGTCCGCTGTGGACCTTCGGTCTCCTCCGCAGCGAACTGCTCACCACGTTCCGCCGCTGGCGCACCCTCGCGCTGCTCGCCGTCCTGGCGGCCGTGCCGATCCTGGTCGGGATCGCCGTGAAGATCGAGACGAGCGGCGACGGGTCGACGGGAGGCGGTGGCCCGCAGGGCGGCGGGCCGGCGTTCATCTCGCAGATCACCAACAACGGCCTGTTCCTGGTCTTCACCGCGCTGGCCGCGACGCTCCCGTTCTTCCTGCCCATGGCGATCGGCGTCATCGCGGGCGACGCGATAGCCGGCGAGGCGAGTGCCGGCACCCTCCGCTATCTCCTGGTCGCCCCCGCCGGCCGCACCCGCCTGCTCCTCACCAAGTACGCCACCACGATGGCCTTCTGCCTGGTGGCCACCCTCGTGGTTGCCGTCTCGGCGCTCACGGTCGGAGCGTTGCTCTTCCCGCTGGGCGACCTGACGACGATCTCGGGCACACGGATCAGCTTCGCGGAGGGGCTGGGCCGCGCCCTGCTGATCGCCCTGGTCGTCGCCGCGTCCCTGATAGGCGTGGCGGCGCTCGGGCTGTTCGTCTCGACGCTGACCAACAGCGGCATCGCGGCGATGGCGACGACGGTCGGCCTGCTGATCACCGTCCAGATCCTCGACCAGATCCCCCAGCTCCACGCGATCCAGCCGTACTTCTTCTCCCACTACTGGCTCTCCTTCGCCGACCTCATGCGCGAACCCGTCTACTGGGACGACCTGGTCAGGAACCTGGGGATCCAGGCGCTGTACGCGGCGGTGTTCGGCTCGGCGGCGTGGGCGAGGCTCACGGCGAAGGACGTCACCGCGTAG
- a CDS encoding amidase, translating into MTPAPGPDPAPAPALGPGAGPAPAALSAVEIASAVRSRTLRAVDVVAEALERIERADPVLAAFIEVWGDEALRRAGEVDARVGAGERLPLAGVPIGVKGRRGLRTAGPLLAAGCVPVGATSVPGPGTPWQTWGLGRYGRTANPWRHDRTPGGSSAGSAVAVAAGLVPLATGSDGAGSVRIPAAWCGVVGLKAGNGRLPSTDRTGLTAPGVLARCVADVAAYWGVVSGEAAGSDGPPGSGGYGSLAGPPGSGGYGSLAGPPETDRYDSLAGPADPGPYDSLAGLSVTARSGALAGTPDTAPYDNNLAGTPDTAPYGRPADRPEVPTAVWSPDLGFDSPDPDVVAVAHAAALRLAEADAIRLIRPRTPLRLDDPAPAWLALRSPAAAAPADPGAHRIRAANDNRLTGLFTEARLLLTPTAPTPPHGHDGPGDRYSTALTWAFNLSGHPAISVPAGFGPDRCPVGLQLVAAHGAESLLLAVAGVAERHIGPWPTADGI; encoded by the coding sequence TCGGCCCCGGCGCCGGCCCCGCCCCTGCCGCCCTGTCCGCCGTGGAGATCGCCTCGGCCGTACGCTCGCGCACCCTCCGCGCCGTCGACGTAGTCGCGGAGGCCCTCGAACGGATCGAGCGGGCCGACCCCGTTCTGGCCGCCTTCATCGAGGTGTGGGGCGATGAGGCGCTCCGGCGGGCCGGCGAGGTGGACGCGCGGGTCGGGGCAGGTGAGCGGCTGCCATTGGCCGGGGTGCCGATCGGGGTGAAGGGGCGGCGGGGGCTGCGGACAGCGGGGCCCCTGCTCGCGGCGGGGTGTGTGCCGGTCGGGGCGACGTCCGTTCCGGGTCCCGGAACCCCCTGGCAGACCTGGGGACTTGGCCGGTACGGCCGTACCGCCAACCCCTGGCGTCACGACCGTACGCCGGGCGGCTCCTCGGCCGGGTCCGCGGTGGCGGTGGCGGCGGGGCTGGTGCCGCTCGCGACCGGGAGCGACGGGGCCGGATCGGTGCGGATTCCGGCGGCATGGTGCGGGGTCGTCGGGCTCAAGGCCGGCAACGGGCGACTGCCGTCGACCGACCGCACGGGGCTGACGGCGCCGGGAGTGCTCGCGCGGTGTGTGGCGGATGTGGCGGCGTACTGGGGTGTGGTGTCGGGGGAAGCGGCGGGCTCGGACGGGCCACCCGGTTCGGGTGGGTACGGCAGCCTCGCCGGACCACCCGGTTCCGGTGGGTACGGCAGCCTCGCCGGACCACCCGAAACCGATCGGTACGACAGCCTCGCCGGACCAGCCGACCCCGGGCCGTACGACAGCCTCGCCGGACTATCCGTTACCGCCCGGAGCGGCGCCCTGGCCGGAACACCCGATACCGCCCCGTACGATAACAACCTGGCCGGAACACCCGATACCGCCCCGTACGGCAGGCCGGCCGACCGGCCCGAGGTTCCGACCGCCGTATGGTCCCCCGACCTCGGCTTCGACTCCCCCGACCCGGACGTCGTCGCCGTGGCCCACGCCGCGGCCCTACGGCTGGCCGAAGCCGACGCGATACGGCTCATACGCCCACGCACTCCGCTCCGCCTCGACGACCCCGCCCCGGCATGGCTCGCCCTACGCTCCCCGGCTGCCGCCGCCCCCGCCGACCCTGGCGCCCACCGGATCCGGGCCGCCAACGACAACCGCCTGACCGGCCTCTTCACCGAGGCCCGGCTTCTGCTGACCCCGACCGCCCCGACCCCGCCGCACGGCCACGACGGTCCCGGCGACCGGTATTCCACCGCGCTCACCTGGGCGTTCAACCTGAGCGGACATCCGGCCATCAGCGTCCCGGCGGGGTTCGGGCCGGACAGGTGTCCGGTCGGGCTCCAGTTGGTGGCGGCACATGGCGCGGAGTCACTGTTGCTTGCGGTGGCAGGGGTGGCCGAGAGACACATCGGACCTTGGCCGACCGCCGACGGCATCTGA